A DNA window from Hippea jasoniae contains the following coding sequences:
- a CDS encoding response regulator, whose translation MKIITVDDSSTMRRIIKNTLKRIGYGDEILEAENGKEALDILQQNPVDLIITDWNMPVMDGLTFVKKIRADHKFDDVPIIMVTTEAAKEDIITALKAGVNNYIVKPFTPNVLKEKIEQVLGLKD comes from the coding sequence ATGAAGATTATAACTGTTGATGATTCTTCCACAATGAGAAGGATTATAAAGAATACCTTAAAGAGAATCGGCTATGGCGATGAGATTCTTGAGGCTGAAAACGGCAAAGAAGCTTTGGATATACTGCAGCAAAATCCGGTGGATTTAATAATCACAGACTGGAATATGCCCGTTATGGACGGATTGACATTTGTTAAAAAGATCAGAGCTGACCATAAGTTTGATGATGTTCCTATTATTATGGTTACAACAGAGGCAGCCAAAGAAGACATTATCACTGCCCTAAAAGCTGGAGTGAACAACTACATCGTTAAGCCATTTACACCAAATGTATTGAAGGAAAAGATTGAGCAGGTTTTGGGTTTGAAGGATTAG
- a CDS encoding ABC transporter ATP-binding protein, translated as MIKLDNVSKRYKKGSYFSKKYIDALKGASLFIEKGEHVGIVGESGAGKSTLCRILSLLELPSSGSIKIDGEYITKRNIKSKRGRVGIVFQDPATSINPLYKVIDAIKEATNDLERIFHICSLVSLKEELLHKYPSQLSGGELQRAAIVRALCMEKADYIVFDEFTSALDISTQVKIVSNLVEINRQRKYGFVFVSHDIRLVNFLSDRIYVIYKGEIVEELVGLKDAKHPYTKSLINGETTKRNDSGSGCSFYEFCPYAKEICRNKKPELLRKGNYAVRCFLYYD; from the coding sequence GTGATAAAGCTTGATAATGTCTCTAAACGCTACAAAAAGGGCTCCTATTTTTCCAAAAAATACATAGACGCCTTAAAAGGCGCCTCCCTTTTTATTGAAAAAGGCGAGCATGTTGGTATTGTTGGTGAATCCGGTGCAGGAAAATCAACTCTATGTAGGATTTTGAGTCTGCTTGAGCTACCAAGCAGTGGTAGTATTAAAATCGATGGAGAATATATAACAAAAAGAAACATAAAAAGCAAAAGGGGAAGAGTGGGTATTGTATTTCAGGATCCAGCAACAAGCATCAATCCACTTTATAAGGTTATCGATGCTATAAAAGAGGCTACTAATGATCTTGAAAGGATCTTTCATATATGCTCTCTTGTCTCTTTAAAAGAGGAATTGCTGCATAAGTACCCTTCTCAGCTTAGCGGTGGGGAGTTGCAGAGAGCTGCAATTGTTAGGGCGTTATGCATGGAGAAGGCAGATTATATTGTTTTTGATGAGTTTACAAGTGCTCTGGATATATCAACGCAGGTTAAAATAGTCTCTAACTTGGTTGAAATAAATAGACAGAGAAAGTATGGCTTTGTGTTTGTGTCACACGACATAAGGTTGGTCAATTTCTTATCCGATAGGATATATGTGATTTATAAAGGCGAGATTGTTGAGGAGCTTGTTGGTTTAAAAGATGCAAAACATCCATATACAAAATCGTTGATAAACGGTGAAACAACAAAGAGGAATGATAGTGGTAGTGGTTGTAGCTTTTATGAGTTTTGCCCTTATGCTAAAGAGATTTGCAGAAATAAGAAGCCAGAGCTTTTAAGAAAAGGGAATTATGCTGTAAGGTGTTTTTTATACTATGATTGA
- the rlmN gene encoding 23S rRNA (adenine(2503)-C(2))-methyltransferase RlmN, which yields MIDILSLTRDELESIVIGFGWERYRVDQIFGFLYKQRIDSFDEITTLKKEMRNQLKEFFYIYPVEVKVKKVSGDGTIKYIFKLIDNSFIESVLIPMTRGRFTICVSTQVGCRMGCRFCATGRMGFKRNLTASEIVAQVRFILKDNNLKTANVVYMGMGEPLDNYSNTTKSIKILMDEMGLSISKRRITLSTCGIVKGIERLKKDLPYINMALSLHSVDNEKRSLIMPINKAYPVEKVLNSLADFPLPRRKRITFEYVMIKGLNDTHKDAKALVKLSGRFRCKINIIPLNKHDLIGTDFEPSQEETIEEFASYLRKKGVFVTVRQSKGSEINAACGMLATDILKTSNIDVG from the coding sequence ATGATTGATATTTTAAGTTTAACCAGGGATGAGCTTGAAAGTATAGTTATAGGATTTGGATGGGAAAGATACAGAGTCGATCAGATCTTTGGTTTTCTTTATAAGCAACGCATCGACAGCTTTGATGAAATTACCACATTAAAAAAAGAGATGCGCAATCAACTAAAGGAGTTTTTTTATATCTACCCAGTTGAAGTTAAAGTAAAAAAGGTTTCAGGCGACGGAACAATAAAATATATATTCAAACTTATCGATAACTCTTTTATTGAAAGCGTTCTAATTCCCATGACCAGAGGCAGGTTTACAATATGCGTATCAACACAGGTTGGCTGTAGAATGGGCTGTAGATTCTGTGCCACAGGTAGAATGGGATTTAAAAGAAACCTGACAGCCTCTGAGATTGTAGCCCAGGTTAGATTCATCCTAAAAGATAACAATTTAAAAACAGCCAATGTTGTTTATATGGGTATGGGCGAACCGCTGGATAATTACTCAAATACCACTAAATCGATAAAGATTTTGATGGATGAGATGGGGCTATCTATCTCAAAGAGGCGTATCACACTTTCAACCTGCGGTATTGTGAAAGGTATAGAAAGACTAAAAAAAGATCTACCTTATATCAATATGGCTCTATCTTTACATAGTGTCGATAATGAAAAAAGAAGCTTGATTATGCCGATAAACAAAGCCTATCCAGTAGAGAAGGTTTTAAATTCTCTTGCAGATTTCCCGCTACCAAGAAGGAAACGCATAACATTTGAGTATGTTATGATTAAAGGTTTGAATGATACTCATAAGGATGCAAAGGCGCTTGTTAAACTCTCTGGAAGGTTTAGATGCAAAATTAATATCATTCCCCTCAACAAGCACGACTTAATTGGTACTGATTTTGAGCCATCGCAAGAGGAAACCATCGAAGAATTTGCCAGTTATCTTAGAAAAAAAGGCGTTTTTGTAACAGTCAGGCAGTCTAAAGGCTCTGAAATTAACGCAGCCTGTGGCATGCTTGCAACCGATATCTTAAAGACCTCTAACATAGATGTGGGTTAA
- the ruvC gene encoding crossover junction endodeoxyribonuclease RuvC — protein sequence MLIIGVDPGSSTTACGVIETTTKHIEFEVLKLKRNLNEVEKIMNVFEFIKKTIENYNPEEFAIETPFYSVNIKTAMILTQIKTAAIIAARLLNIPVYQYTPRQIKQAICGYGAADKKQIKFVVEKTLKIDLSSQPYDVSDAIAVALTHIYVRGL from the coding sequence ATGCTTATAATCGGGGTAGATCCGGGTAGTTCCACAACAGCCTGCGGAGTTATAGAAACCACCACAAAACATATAGAATTTGAAGTGTTAAAATTAAAGAGAAATCTCAATGAAGTAGAAAAAATTATGAACGTTTTTGAATTTATCAAAAAGACAATAGAAAACTACAATCCAGAGGAGTTTGCCATCGAAACACCATTTTACTCGGTCAATATTAAAACGGCGATGATTCTAACGCAGATAAAAACAGCAGCCATTATTGCGGCAAGATTGTTGAATATTCCTGTTTATCAATACACGCCCAGACAGATAAAACAGGCAATCTGTGGATATGGTGCTGCAGATAAAAAACAGATAAAATTTGTTGTGGAAAAAACACTCAAAATCGATTTATCAAGCCAACCATACGATGTATCAGATGCAATAGCAGTGGCATTAACCCACATCTATGTTAGAGGTCTTTAA
- a CDS encoding C40 family peptidase has translation MNLTKILVGVVFLLFSINAHAFTTYIVKKGDTLITIAKKLNISPKLIKEANPNVNWLKIKPNDTIKIPFVVGGVAVELSKPNEEEKNKNKKPKNIYIIKKGDSLLKIAHTLNYSYKEIKKLNPNVDWSKIKPGQKILLPSKHLVAKKTPKPGEIGDGYYIVAKGDTLNSIAKRFGLTLEKLMQLNPGVGKIIRPGDLIVIPGDLAKKIMLSRKENLFIPPKYLLYSQVYKVKKGDTLWKIAKKFNTSIDIIKTINDIDGRYLRVGQVLFVPSLNLKESEKLKLRYSIIMQERHALIRYAERFIGAPYRFGGDSLKHGIDCSAFVQKIYAKFKIRLPRTAEEQYRVAGVPVSIKRLQPGDLLFFHTLNYARVTHVAIYIGNGKFIHAAGRRSGVKISHFSKYYWRRFVGAKRVLGIDTRYAYNRGRSG, from the coding sequence ATGAACTTAACTAAAATTTTGGTTGGTGTAGTTTTCCTCCTCTTTTCTATTAACGCCCATGCATTCACAACCTATATCGTTAAAAAAGGTGACACCCTAATAACCATCGCAAAAAAATTAAACATATCTCCAAAGCTTATCAAAGAAGCCAACCCCAATGTTAACTGGTTAAAAATTAAGCCTAACGATACAATAAAGATTCCATTTGTCGTTGGCGGGGTAGCTGTAGAGTTATCAAAACCAAACGAAGAAGAAAAAAATAAAAATAAGAAACCAAAAAATATCTATATCATCAAAAAAGGCGATTCGTTGCTAAAAATTGCCCACACTCTAAACTATTCCTACAAAGAAATCAAAAAGCTCAACCCCAATGTTGACTGGTCAAAAATAAAGCCTGGGCAGAAGATTCTACTACCATCAAAGCACTTAGTAGCCAAAAAAACACCAAAACCCGGTGAAATTGGTGATGGCTATTATATTGTGGCAAAGGGTGATACATTAAACAGCATTGCAAAAAGATTTGGATTAACCTTAGAAAAGCTTATGCAGCTAAACCCCGGCGTTGGCAAAATAATAAGACCGGGTGATTTAATAGTTATTCCAGGGGATCTGGCTAAAAAAATCATGCTAAGCAGAAAAGAAAACTTATTCATACCACCAAAATATCTACTTTACTCGCAAGTCTATAAAGTCAAAAAAGGCGACACTCTATGGAAAATAGCAAAAAAATTCAATACAAGCATAGATATTATAAAAACAATCAACGACATTGATGGCCGATATTTGCGGGTTGGCCAGGTTTTATTTGTGCCAAGCTTAAATTTGAAGGAAAGTGAAAAGCTTAAACTGAGGTATTCAATAATTATGCAGGAAAGGCATGCACTTATCAGGTATGCTGAACGATTTATAGGTGCACCGTATCGTTTCGGTGGAGACAGCCTGAAACACGGAATAGACTGCTCAGCCTTTGTCCAAAAGATCTATGCAAAATTTAAAATCCGTCTTCCAAGAACTGCCGAGGAGCAATACAGGGTAGCTGGTGTTCCTGTATCTATTAAAAGATTGCAGCCAGGCGATCTGTTATTCTTCCACACGCTAAATTACGCAAGGGTAACACATGTTGCCATCTATATAGGCAACGGAAAGTTTATTCATGCCGCAGGCAGGCGTAGCGGCGTAAAGATTTCGCACTTCAGTAAATACTACTGGAGGCGTTTTGTCGGCGCAAAAAGGGTTTTAGGAATAGATACCCGATATGCTTATAATCGGGGTAGATCCGGGTAG
- the aspS gene encoding aspartate--tRNA ligase → MAVGNLKRTHYCGDVSTKDIDREVVLFGWVQNWRDHGGVIFIDLKDREGIVQIVFDPSVDKEIHQMASKLRSQYCIGIKGTVRHRPEGTVNPNLKTGEVEVVAHTLKIFSECDNLPFPVEEYVNVNEEIRLKYRYLDLRKPHMQRNLIIRSKAAFAARKYLNEQGFIELETPVLTKSTPEGARDFLVPSRLSPGKFYALPQSPQLFKQLLMVSGFDKYYQITKCFRDEDLRADRQPEFTQIDLEMSFVEEDDVIEVTEGIIASVFKETIGIDVKPPFKRITYKEAIERFGSDKPDMRFELELKKLTDIVANTSFKVFKDVVDKGGIVYGLNARGCIDFSRKEIDDLTKLVAVYGAKGLAWIKVKANNELQSPIVKFFSQGEINAILERLDAKAGDLLFFMADTPKVVFDSLGALRLEIARKLNLINDDEFNFVWVVDFPLFEWNEDENRWEAMHHPFTSPKEEDLEFLETDPAKVRARAYDITLNGVEIGGGSIRIHRSDIQQRMFRALGISDEQAKIKFGFLIEALKYGAPPHGGLAIGFDRLVALILKEKSIREVIAFPKTQKGVCMLTDAPSEVDPKQLDELSIKLKKIKKG, encoded by the coding sequence ATGGCTGTAGGAAACCTAAAAAGAACCCATTACTGCGGTGATGTATCAACAAAGGATATTGACAGAGAAGTAGTGTTGTTTGGATGGGTGCAAAACTGGCGCGATCACGGTGGTGTTATCTTTATAGACTTGAAGGATAGAGAGGGTATAGTTCAGATTGTTTTTGATCCAAGTGTTGATAAAGAGATTCATCAGATGGCCTCAAAACTCAGAAGTCAATACTGCATCGGCATAAAGGGAACCGTTAGACACAGACCTGAAGGGACTGTTAATCCAAATCTCAAAACCGGTGAGGTTGAGGTTGTAGCCCATACACTCAAAATTTTTAGCGAATGCGACAATCTTCCATTCCCTGTTGAGGAATATGTAAATGTCAATGAGGAAATTCGTCTAAAGTATCGCTATTTAGACCTAAGAAAACCCCACATGCAGAGGAATCTAATCATCAGATCAAAAGCGGCTTTTGCAGCAAGAAAATACCTTAACGAGCAGGGTTTTATAGAACTTGAAACACCTGTTCTGACAAAAAGCACACCTGAGGGTGCAAGGGACTTTCTTGTGCCAAGCAGATTGTCGCCAGGTAAATTTTACGCTCTGCCCCAATCACCCCAGCTTTTCAAACAGCTGCTTATGGTTTCTGGTTTCGATAAATACTATCAGATCACAAAGTGTTTTAGGGATGAGGACTTAAGAGCTGACAGGCAACCTGAGTTTACACAGATCGACCTTGAGATGAGCTTTGTTGAGGAAGATGATGTAATTGAAGTAACAGAAGGCATCATTGCAAGTGTTTTCAAAGAAACGATAGGTATCGATGTTAAACCACCATTTAAGAGGATAACATACAAAGAGGCCATAGAGCGATTTGGCTCAGACAAACCGGATATGAGATTTGAACTTGAGCTAAAAAAACTAACAGACATTGTTGCGAATACAAGTTTCAAGGTATTTAAGGATGTGGTGGATAAAGGTGGCATTGTTTATGGATTAAACGCCAGGGGTTGTATAGACTTCTCACGAAAAGAGATCGATGATTTAACAAAATTGGTTGCCGTCTATGGAGCAAAAGGCCTTGCCTGGATAAAGGTAAAGGCAAACAACGAACTTCAATCTCCCATCGTAAAGTTTTTCTCACAAGGAGAAATCAACGCCATACTTGAAAGACTTGATGCAAAAGCAGGGGATCTACTGTTCTTTATGGCTGATACACCAAAGGTTGTATTTGATTCTTTAGGAGCTTTAAGATTGGAAATTGCAAGAAAACTCAATCTAATAAACGACGATGAGTTTAACTTTGTATGGGTTGTTGATTTTCCTTTATTTGAATGGAATGAGGATGAAAACAGGTGGGAAGCGATGCACCATCCATTTACATCGCCAAAAGAGGAAGACCTGGAATTTTTAGAAACAGACCCTGCTAAGGTCAGGGCAAGAGCATACGATATAACGCTAAATGGTGTTGAGATTGGCGGAGGCAGCATCAGGATTCACAGAAGCGATATTCAGCAGAGGATGTTCAGGGCACTGGGAATCTCTGATGAGCAGGCAAAGATTAAGTTTGGATTTTTGATAGAGGCCTTAAAATACGGTGCACCGCCCCATGGTGGTCTTGCCATAGGCTTTGATAGGCTTGTGGCTTTAATCTTGAAAGAAAAATCGATCAGAGAGGTTATTGCATTTCCAAAAACGCAAAAAGGCGTTTGTATGCTTACAGATGCACCAAGTGAGGTTGACCCCAAACAGCTGGATGAGCTGTCTATAAAGCTTAAGAAAATTAAAAAAGGCTAA
- the hisS gene encoding histidine--tRNA ligase, with the protein MILKGFKDILPEDIDKWHKLEHSARKVLESFGYKEIRTPILEKTQLFARGVGEATDIVEKEMYTFEDRSKESVTLRPEGTAGVVRAFIDNNLYDTPLKRFYYIGPMFRHERPQKGRLRQFHQIGVEVFGIEKAAVDAEIVMVNIKLLSELNINDYTIEINNIGCPVCRPEFSKKLKEYFEKHYDKLCDDCKRRLYRNPLRILDCKNKNCSAIARNAPKITDSVCENCKNHYKEVKQHLDFLKIPYKENPYLVRGLDYYTKFVFEIKTDRLGAQGTISAGGRYDNLIEQLGGKPTSGIGFAAGCERLIELMPLADTKPIVFYIANLGVDSYALEILKTVSEIGATYVEFENKSLKAMMKKANKIKARFAIIVGENELKNREVVLRDLSNSTQKTLKFDNIVDEVKKWL; encoded by the coding sequence ATGATTCTTAAGGGTTTTAAGGATATTCTTCCTGAAGATATAGACAAATGGCATAAACTTGAACATAGCGCAAGAAAAGTGCTGGAATCATTTGGCTATAAAGAGATAAGAACGCCTATTTTAGAAAAAACGCAGCTATTTGCACGGGGTGTAGGTGAGGCAACAGATATTGTGGAAAAAGAGATGTATACCTTTGAGGATAGAAGTAAAGAGTCGGTTACGCTAAGACCTGAAGGCACAGCTGGTGTTGTCAGGGCGTTCATTGATAACAACCTTTATGATACACCACTTAAGCGTTTTTACTATATAGGCCCGATGTTCAGACATGAAAGGCCACAGAAAGGCAGGCTGAGGCAATTTCATCAGATAGGTGTTGAGGTTTTTGGTATAGAAAAAGCCGCCGTTGATGCAGAAATAGTTATGGTCAACATAAAACTATTGTCTGAGTTAAATATCAATGATTATACGATAGAAATCAACAACATTGGCTGCCCTGTTTGCAGACCTGAGTTTAGTAAAAAACTCAAAGAGTATTTTGAAAAGCATTACGATAAACTCTGCGATGACTGCAAAAGAAGACTCTACAGAAATCCATTGAGGATTCTTGATTGCAAGAATAAAAACTGCTCAGCAATAGCCAGAAATGCACCAAAGATCACAGATTCTGTATGCGAAAACTGCAAAAATCATTATAAAGAGGTCAAACAACACCTTGACTTTCTTAAAATACCATACAAAGAAAATCCCTATCTTGTAAGGGGTCTGGATTACTACACAAAGTTTGTTTTTGAGATAAAAACAGACAGATTGGGTGCTCAGGGTACGATTTCAGCTGGCGGCAGATACGATAATCTGATTGAACAGCTGGGCGGAAAACCAACAAGCGGTATTGGATTTGCAGCTGGATGTGAGAGACTGATAGAACTTATGCCTTTAGCTGATACCAAACCTATAGTGTTTTACATAGCAAATTTAGGTGTTGATAGCTATGCTTTAGAGATTTTAAAAACAGTATCCGAGATTGGCGCTACCTATGTTGAATTTGAAAACAAAAGCCTAAAAGCAATGATGAAAAAAGCAAATAAAATAAAAGCACGATTTGCAATAATCGTTGGAGAAAATGAGCTTAAAAACAGAGAGGTGGTTTTAAGGGATTTAAGTAATTCAACACAAAAGACTCTAAAATTCGATAATATCGTTGATGAGGTGAAGAAATGGCTGTAG
- a CDS encoding MFS transporter: MKSLTNPFVLLFAVALAHFVNDWYSLLIAPAIPLLKKLYKINYFQAGLLLSLPYFLSAVLQSPIAHFSETYAKRKLTLIGGFLILSLSYFLFFFLNSYYSSLFATVLIGVGLGSYHPQGMGILSSVFKERKGMAIGLNGIGGALGYFFAPISMGYLLAHYGKQSFLIVSIPGVVIAFILFVLVKIEEEPIRSPFRATLSKQLIMLGIVAIVIPFFSRGITSFLPAYFYSLGNNILNANLKASVMLLAGMVAQPLGGAISDKIGRRQTISISYFMMGVFLMLFILKPSLVFLFFMGFFMSLSIPVRHAFAAEIGGKKVNSNIAVVFGMVMIGSSVAPAILGSLIDNFGFKAAFGFNIAIAIAGSLLVWIIKPQSQEAQ, translated from the coding sequence ATGAAATCACTGACAAATCCGTTTGTTTTACTGTTTGCCGTAGCTTTGGCTCATTTTGTGAACGACTGGTATTCTCTGTTGATTGCACCAGCAATTCCGCTTTTAAAAAAACTTTATAAGATAAACTACTTTCAGGCAGGCTTACTGCTGAGTCTGCCTTATTTTTTATCAGCTGTTTTACAATCTCCCATTGCCCATTTCTCAGAAACTTATGCAAAACGCAAGTTAACCTTAATCGGCGGTTTTTTGATACTTTCTCTATCGTATTTTCTTTTTTTTTTTTTAAATAGCTACTATTCATCCCTGTTTGCCACAGTTTTAATAGGCGTGGGGCTTGGAAGCTACCACCCTCAGGGTATGGGTATTCTAAGCAGTGTTTTTAAGGAAAGAAAAGGAATGGCAATAGGCTTAAACGGAATTGGAGGTGCATTAGGGTATTTTTTTGCACCTATAAGCATGGGCTATCTACTTGCCCACTACGGAAAACAATCGTTTCTTATTGTATCAATTCCTGGTGTTGTTATAGCCTTTATTCTTTTTGTTCTTGTGAAAATAGAAGAAGAACCTATACGCTCACCGTTTCGCGCAACACTGTCAAAGCAGCTGATAATGCTTGGCATTGTAGCTATAGTGATTCCTTTTTTCTCAAGGGGCATAACCTCTTTTCTACCGGCATACTTCTACTCTCTGGGTAACAATATCCTCAATGCTAACCTGAAGGCATCCGTAATGCTGCTTGCCGGTATGGTAGCTCAACCCTTGGGCGGTGCCATATCAGATAAAATAGGAAGAAGGCAAACTATATCGATCAGTTATTTCATGATGGGCGTATTTTTGATGCTTTTTATTCTAAAGCCAAGCCTTGTTTTTCTGTTCTTTATGGGATTTTTTATGTCACTGTCGATACCTGTAAGACATGCATTTGCTGCTGAAATCGGTGGCAAAAAAGTCAATTCCAATATAGCAGTTGTCTTTGGAATGGTTATGATTGGCTCATCTGTTGCACCGGCTATTCTTGGAAGCCTGATCGATAACTTTGGATTCAAAGCGGCATTTGGGTTTAATATAGCTATAGCAATAGCTGGCAGTTTGCTTGTATGGATAATTAAACCACAATCGCAGGAGGCACAATGA
- the efp gene encoding elongation factor P: MVATNEFRRGLKLEIDNEPYEIVDYEHVKPGKGQAFVRVKLKNLKTGNVVEKTFKSGTKLQKAEVEERQMQYLYSDGDGYHFMDLTSYDQISIPPDVMGDAAKFIQENKEVGVLLYNGLPIGVSLPNFVELKIVETEPGFKGDTAATGTKPATLETGAVVQVPFFLKEGDIIKIDTRTGEYVERINK, from the coding sequence ATGGTTGCTACAAATGAATTTAGAAGGGGTTTGAAACTTGAAATCGACAACGAACCATACGAGATTGTGGATTATGAGCATGTAAAGCCGGGCAAAGGTCAGGCTTTTGTAAGGGTAAAATTAAAGAACCTCAAAACGGGCAATGTTGTTGAAAAAACCTTCAAATCCGGCACGAAGCTGCAAAAAGCAGAGGTCGAAGAAAGGCAGATGCAGTATTTATACAGTGATGGTGATGGCTACCACTTTATGGACTTAACAAGCTACGACCAGATCAGTATACCACCCGATGTAATGGGTGATGCAGCCAAATTTATACAGGAAAACAAAGAGGTAGGCGTATTGTTATACAACGGCTTGCCTATAGGCGTTTCATTGCCAAACTTTGTTGAGCTAAAAATAGTTGAAACAGAACCCGGTTTTAAAGGGGATACAGCAGCAACAGGCACAAAACCAGCAACCCTGGAAACAGGAGCCGTTGTTCAGGTGCCGTTTTTTCTAAAAGAGGGCGATATAATAAAGATCGATACAAGAACAGGCGAATATGTAGAGCGCATAAATAAATGA
- a CDS encoding HDIG domain-containing metalloprotein yields the protein MNYNKALELLHEYTKSENLLRHALCVETAMRCYAKKFGEDEEKWAITGLLHDFDYEKYPDEHPYRGAEILRSMGVEEEIVEAILGHANYTGVKRTTLLAKTLFAVDELSGFLYAYALVRPTKNLKDVKLKSIKKKLKDKAFARGVNREDITTGAEELGVELDQHILFVAQCLQNNAKALGLEE from the coding sequence ATGAACTACAACAAGGCATTAGAGTTATTGCATGAATACACAAAAAGCGAAAACCTTTTAAGGCATGCGTTGTGTGTCGAAACAGCCATGCGATGCTATGCCAAGAAATTTGGTGAAGATGAGGAAAAATGGGCAATCACCGGACTTCTGCACGATTTTGATTATGAAAAATATCCCGATGAGCACCCCTACAGAGGGGCTGAGATTCTAAGATCTATGGGCGTTGAAGAGGAAATTGTTGAGGCAATTTTAGGACATGCCAATTATACTGGTGTAAAACGCACTACCCTGCTTGCAAAAACATTGTTTGCTGTTGATGAGTTAAGCGGATTTTTATACGCTTATGCGCTTGTTAGGCCAACAAAAAACCTAAAAGATGTAAAGCTTAAGTCTATAAAGAAAAAGCTTAAGGATAAGGCTTTTGCAAGGGGTGTCAACAGGGAGGATATAACAACAGGAGCTGAAGAGTTAGGGGTTGAGCTTGACCAACACATTCTTTTTGTTGCTCAATGCCTCCAAAACAACGCAAAAGCTTTGGGATTAGAAGAATAG
- the mraZ gene encoding division/cell wall cluster transcriptional repressor MraZ: MFRGRFEYSIDDKGRVKVPPRFKEVLKNRNQNTLVLTVFDDCIYAYPYDVWEELEKKASQLPLTNKAARRFKRMFFSSAVDVSIDRQGRIHIPQLLRDDVEIDKDVVVLGNLDHIEIWAKHRWMDESKALKDAQEELAEEIEKLGIF, encoded by the coding sequence ATGTTTAGGGGTAGATTTGAGTATTCAATAGATGATAAGGGAAGGGTTAAGGTTCCTCCCCGATTTAAAGAGGTTTTAAAAAACCGCAACCAGAACACACTGGTTTTAACGGTTTTTGATGATTGTATCTATGCCTACCCCTATGATGTGTGGGAAGAGTTAGAAAAGAAGGCCTCACAATTGCCCCTCACAAACAAAGCCGCAAGACGGTTTAAACGCATGTTTTTCTCATCAGCTGTAGATGTTTCTATAGATAGACAGGGTAGAATACATATTCCTCAGCTTTTAAGAGACGATGTGGAAATAGATAAGGATGTTGTTGTGTTGGGAAACCTTGACCACATAGAGATCTGGGCAAAGCATCGCTGGATGGATGAATCCAAAGCCCTTAAGGATGCCCAGGAAGAGTTAGCAGAAGAGATTGAAAAATTAGGAATATTCTGA